In Oligoflexia bacterium, a single window of DNA contains:
- a CDS encoding Mur ligase family protein: MQTNNKTLAWLEQKTESRFVFGLERMHAALDFFNIKDTSTHVQILGTNGKGSTIEFLKDILMHHHKKVAVYTSPHLFSLYDRFKINNESISEDLFLNYLSRLFDAEKNQLIPELSYFEITTLLAYLYFSEQNVDYMLIEAGLGGRLDATTALPYSHVLFTSIDYDHQAYLGDSLQSIAYEKFSVIQSHHQVFSLDQDTEALHELKKIIQQTKATLYLENQDFFLSNHNHLISFILTNNFHIKTIELSLHGEHQFHNALLATQAAKVLLNNAFNSKTVKQSLKKTLNPGRYQKIIQDQTTFIFDVAHNLQSFTSLMKTSKNDDPDIDVYCLSMLDDKPWQLILSELIQYKKPIVLCMTESLRAWKQEHVLDWIKHNDHDHLIQFYKDFKHGLDYIQNHYKKCLIFGSFFFVGPCIEYLDSK, from the coding sequence ATGCAAACAAACAATAAAACCCTAGCTTGGCTTGAACAAAAAACAGAAAGCCGTTTTGTATTTGGTCTTGAGCGAATGCATGCAGCGTTAGATTTTTTTAATATTAAAGATACATCTACACATGTCCAAATACTTGGAACCAATGGCAAAGGTTCTACCATTGAATTTTTAAAAGATATTTTAATGCATCATCATAAAAAAGTGGCTGTTTACACCTCTCCACATTTATTTAGTTTATATGATCGTTTTAAAATTAATAATGAAAGCATTTCAGAAGATCTTTTTTTAAACTACTTGTCGCGCTTATTTGATGCTGAAAAAAACCAACTTATTCCTGAATTAAGCTATTTTGAAATAACAACTTTATTGGCTTACCTGTATTTTTCTGAACAAAATGTAGACTATATGCTCATTGAAGCTGGCTTGGGTGGCCGCTTGGATGCAACAACAGCTCTGCCTTACAGTCATGTTTTATTTACTTCAATTGACTACGATCACCAAGCTTATCTTGGAGATTCGTTACAGTCTATTGCTTATGAAAAATTTTCTGTTATTCAATCTCACCATCAAGTTTTTTCTTTGGATCAAGATACAGAAGCCTTACACGAATTAAAAAAAATAATTCAGCAAACAAAAGCTACTTTGTATTTAGAAAATCAAGATTTTTTTTTATCAAACCACAATCATTTAATTTCATTTATTTTAACAAATAATTTTCATATCAAAACTATTGAACTTTCATTGCATGGTGAACATCAGTTTCATAATGCACTTTTAGCAACTCAAGCTGCTAAAGTGCTTTTAAATAATGCTTTTAATTCCAAAACAGTAAAGCAATCTCTTAAAAAAACTCTAAACCCAGGTCGGTATCAAAAAATTATTCAAGATCAAACCACCTTTATTTTTGATGTAGCTCACAATCTACAATCCTTCACCTCATTGATGAAAACCAGTAAAAATGATGATCCTGATATTGATGTTTATTGCTTGTCCATGCTTGATGATAAACCTTGGCAATTGATTTTAAGTGAATTGATTCAGTACAAAAAACCTATTGTTTTATGCATGACTGAATCTTTAAGAGCATGGAAACAAGAGCATGTTTTGGATTGGATTAAACACAACGATCATGATCACTTGATTCAATTTTATAAAGATTTTAAACATGGTCTAGACTATATTCAAAATCACTATAAAAAATGTTTAATCTTTGGTTCTTTCTTTTTTGTTGGACCGTGTATTGAATATCTCGATTCAAAATAA